A stretch of the Paludisphaera rhizosphaerae genome encodes the following:
- the folD gene encoding bifunctional methylenetetrahydrofolate dehydrogenase/methenyltetrahydrofolate cyclohydrolase FolD, which translates to MPAVILDGKALAERVREGLAGEVAEFRQATGITPGLSVVLVGEDPASRVYVRNKENAVKAAGMNGEVVRLPADSTQKQVLDTVDRLNADPNVHGILVQLPLPKGLDSVEVIDRIDPLKDVDGFHTQNVGLLAQGRPRFVPCTPLGIIELLKDAGVETKGKHAVVLGRSQVVGKPVALLLLQKGKGADATVTVCHTGTPDPARFAREADILIAAMGVPEAVKADWIKPGAVVIDVGIHRKEDGKLCGDVAFAEVAPVASRITPVPGGVGPMTVAMLLKNTLHAARLAADRRG; encoded by the coding sequence GTGCCAGCTGTGATCCTGGACGGGAAGGCCCTGGCGGAGCGGGTTCGCGAAGGCTTGGCCGGCGAGGTGGCGGAGTTCCGCCAGGCGACGGGGATCACGCCGGGGCTTTCCGTCGTCCTCGTCGGCGAGGACCCCGCCAGCCGGGTTTACGTTCGCAACAAGGAGAACGCCGTCAAGGCCGCCGGGATGAACGGCGAGGTCGTCCGGCTCCCGGCTGACTCGACCCAGAAGCAGGTGCTCGACACCGTCGACCGCCTCAACGCCGACCCCAACGTCCATGGCATCCTCGTTCAGCTTCCCCTGCCGAAAGGCCTGGACTCGGTCGAGGTCATCGACCGGATCGACCCGCTGAAGGACGTCGACGGCTTCCACACCCAGAACGTCGGTCTGCTGGCTCAGGGGCGGCCCCGGTTTGTCCCCTGCACACCGCTGGGGATCATCGAACTGCTGAAGGACGCAGGAGTTGAGACGAAGGGGAAGCACGCCGTCGTCCTGGGCCGATCGCAGGTCGTCGGCAAGCCCGTGGCCCTGCTCCTCCTGCAGAAAGGCAAGGGGGCCGACGCGACGGTGACCGTCTGCCACACCGGCACCCCCGACCCAGCCCGGTTCGCCCGCGAGGCCGATATCCTGATCGCCGCGATGGGCGTCCCCGAGGCCGTGAAGGCCGACTGGATCAAGCCGGGCGCGGTCGTCATCGACGTCGGCATCCACCGTAAAGAAGACGGAAAGCTCTGCGGCGACGTGGCTTTCGCCGAGGTCGCTCCGGTGGCTTCGCGAATCACCCCCGTCCCCGGAGGCGTCGGCCCGATGACCGTCGCCATGCTTCTCAAGAACACGCTGCACGCCGCCAGGCTCGCCGCCGACCGCCGAGGCTAA
- a CDS encoding sugar phosphate isomerase/epimerase family protein: MIKLGICNELFEGWDLKDVCRVVRSLGYDGLEIAPFTLAPLITDLSKSQRAEIRRTVEDSGLTTIGLHWLLAKTEGFYLTSTDAAVRQRTGDYLLALAEAAADLGGSILVLGSPKQRDLLPGVSYDQAEEYALETFHRIMPAVGDLGIDLCIEPLAPSETNFLNTCEQSEALIAKVGHPNFKLHMDVKAQSAETDASVPDLIRRHARTAGHFHAQDVNLKGPGMGDVDFAPILAALVESGYDRWVSVEVFDFKPGAEETARQSIECLRRNLDAAYAARR, encoded by the coding sequence GTGATCAAGCTAGGCATTTGCAACGAACTGTTTGAAGGCTGGGACCTCAAAGACGTCTGCCGGGTCGTCCGTAGCCTCGGCTACGACGGCCTGGAGATCGCCCCGTTCACCCTGGCCCCCCTCATTACGGACCTCTCCAAGTCCCAGCGGGCCGAGATCCGCCGGACGGTCGAAGACTCCGGCCTGACGACGATCGGCCTCCACTGGCTGCTCGCCAAGACCGAGGGCTTCTACCTGACCTCGACCGACGCCGCCGTCCGTCAACGTACCGGCGACTATCTACTGGCTCTCGCCGAGGCCGCCGCCGACTTGGGGGGCTCGATCCTCGTCCTGGGCTCGCCCAAGCAGCGTGACCTGCTCCCCGGCGTAAGTTATGACCAGGCCGAGGAATACGCATTGGAGACCTTCCACCGGATCATGCCGGCCGTCGGCGATCTGGGGATCGACCTCTGCATCGAGCCGCTGGCACCGTCCGAAACCAACTTCCTGAATACCTGCGAACAGTCGGAAGCCCTGATCGCCAAGGTGGGCCACCCGAACTTCAAGCTGCACATGGACGTTAAGGCCCAGAGCGCCGAGACCGACGCGTCCGTGCCCGACCTTATCCGCCGTCATGCCCGCACGGCCGGCCACTTCCACGCCCAGGACGTGAACCTCAAGGGCCCCGGGATGGGGGACGTCGATTTCGCCCCGATTCTTGCGGCTCTCGTCGAAAGCGGCTACGACCGCTGGGTTTCCGTCGAGGTCTTCGACTTCAAGCCGGGAGCGGAGGAAACCGCTCGCCAGAGTATTGAGTGCCTCCGAAGGAATCTCGACGCCGCCTATGCCGCTCGCCGTTAG
- a CDS encoding DNA gyrase/topoisomerase IV subunit A, with protein sequence MAEAARERYLTYALSVITSRALPDVRDGLKPVQRRILYAMWSDLRITADGRFMKCAAVVGEVIKSYHPHGDQSIYDALVRMAQPFSLRHPLIEGYGNFGSIDGDPPAAFRYTECRLTPIAQTLLSELREQTVDFRDNYMATTQEPVVLPAQFPNLLVNGTAGIAVGMATNIPPHNLKEVCNALVVLLENREAPLEKLTRHVIGPDFPTGGVILNPPEDIRKIYATGQGSLKLRGTYTRPEVRPNTIVIDSIPYGIEKDPLVARIGELIGKGMVPQLTNVKDLSTDDIRIVLELKPGSNADAAMAYLFKNTPLQVNYGVNLTCLLPAEGAAVAVPARLDLKTILQHFLDFRMDVVTRRLNYELRLLLARIHILEGFAIVFNNLDEAIRIIRASDGKADAAPKLMSRFNLSDLQADAILETKLYRLGKLEIKDILAELAAKRTRAGEIQALLADEPARWAIIKDELKQIAKSYGDARRTKIEAPAAPMEFREEDYIVDEDAWVIVTRGGWTKRQKSFTDVASIRVRDDDQVGWVYRARARQTITLFTDRGMGYTLRVNDIPMTTGHGDPIQKQFAFEDQEKLVGVVCHDPRCLPDFAKHSQTPARLMQKTLDVDLDAASTNGHASTNGEANGHAGPSLPPPPYVIALTAGGKVLRFPLATLAPVSTKKGRLVIRLDPTFKEDSVVGVEATDGSENVCLATKAARVLIFPVTEANIVASAARGVAAIKLDAKDRVIGFVLANKKREGLAVRTNRGAEQIVRATKYPVTSRGGRGYAILQRGSLECLVPGEAEPVPPLDQVNEAGDSRSKSDDKD encoded by the coding sequence TTGGCGGAAGCGGCTCGGGAGCGGTACCTGACGTACGCCCTGAGCGTGATCACTTCGCGAGCCTTGCCAGACGTCCGCGACGGGCTTAAACCCGTGCAGCGGCGAATCTTATATGCGATGTGGTCCGACCTTCGGATCACCGCCGACGGCCGGTTCATGAAGTGCGCGGCGGTGGTCGGCGAGGTCATCAAGAGCTACCACCCCCACGGCGACCAGTCCATCTACGACGCCCTCGTCCGGATGGCCCAGCCGTTCTCGCTTCGCCATCCTCTCATTGAGGGCTACGGCAACTTCGGCTCGATCGACGGCGACCCGCCGGCCGCCTTCCGGTACACCGAGTGCCGGCTGACGCCCATCGCCCAGACCCTGCTGAGCGAGCTTCGCGAGCAGACGGTCGACTTCCGCGACAATTACATGGCGACGACCCAGGAGCCGGTCGTCCTCCCCGCACAGTTCCCGAATCTGCTCGTGAACGGGACGGCGGGCATCGCGGTCGGCATGGCGACGAACATCCCGCCGCACAACCTCAAGGAAGTCTGCAACGCGCTCGTCGTCCTGCTGGAGAATCGGGAAGCCCCGCTGGAGAAGCTCACCCGTCACGTCATCGGGCCCGACTTCCCTACCGGCGGCGTGATCCTGAACCCGCCGGAGGACATCCGGAAGATCTACGCCACGGGACAGGGCTCGCTCAAGCTCCGCGGCACCTACACCCGCCCCGAAGTCCGGCCCAACACGATCGTCATCGATTCCATCCCTTACGGAATTGAGAAAGACCCGCTGGTCGCCCGGATCGGCGAGCTGATCGGCAAGGGGATGGTCCCTCAGCTCACGAACGTCAAGGACCTGAGCACCGACGACATCCGGATCGTCCTTGAACTGAAGCCTGGCTCGAACGCCGACGCGGCGATGGCCTACCTCTTCAAGAACACGCCGCTCCAGGTCAACTACGGCGTGAACCTGACCTGCCTGCTGCCGGCGGAAGGCGCCGCGGTGGCGGTCCCGGCTCGTCTCGATCTGAAGACGATCCTCCAGCACTTCCTCGACTTCCGGATGGACGTCGTCACGCGGCGGCTCAACTACGAGTTGCGGCTGCTGCTGGCGAGGATCCACATCCTGGAAGGCTTCGCCATCGTCTTCAACAACCTGGACGAGGCGATCCGGATCATCCGGGCCAGCGACGGCAAGGCCGACGCCGCTCCCAAGCTGATGTCGCGGTTCAACCTCAGCGACCTCCAGGCCGACGCCATCCTCGAAACCAAGCTCTACCGCCTCGGCAAGCTGGAGATCAAGGACATCCTCGCCGAGCTGGCCGCCAAACGTACGCGGGCCGGCGAAATCCAGGCGCTTCTGGCCGACGAACCGGCCCGCTGGGCGATCATCAAGGACGAGCTGAAGCAGATCGCCAAGTCCTACGGCGATGCTCGGCGAACCAAGATTGAAGCCCCCGCCGCCCCGATGGAGTTCCGCGAGGAAGACTACATCGTGGACGAGGACGCCTGGGTCATCGTCACCCGAGGCGGCTGGACGAAGCGGCAGAAGTCGTTCACGGACGTCGCTAGCATCCGCGTTCGCGACGACGACCAGGTCGGCTGGGTCTACCGCGCCCGGGCCCGCCAGACGATCACCCTCTTCACCGATCGCGGCATGGGCTACACGCTCCGCGTGAACGACATCCCCATGACGACCGGCCACGGCGACCCGATCCAGAAGCAGTTCGCCTTCGAGGACCAGGAGAAGCTCGTCGGCGTCGTCTGCCACGACCCGCGCTGCCTGCCGGACTTCGCGAAGCACTCGCAGACGCCGGCCCGACTGATGCAGAAGACGCTCGACGTCGACCTGGACGCGGCCTCGACCAACGGCCACGCCTCGACCAACGGCGAGGCGAACGGCCACGCCGGGCCCAGTCTGCCGCCACCGCCGTACGTGATCGCCCTGACGGCCGGCGGCAAGGTTCTGCGATTCCCCCTGGCCACGCTGGCGCCGGTGTCGACCAAGAAGGGCCGCCTGGTCATCCGGCTCGACCCCACGTTCAAGGAAGACTCGGTTGTGGGCGTCGAGGCGACCGACGGGTCTGAAAACGTCTGCCTGGCCACGAAAGCGGCACGCGTCCTGATCTTCCCGGTGACCGAGGCGAACATCGTCGCCTCGGCCGCGAGAGGCGTGGCGGCGATCAAGCTCGACGCCAAGGACCGGGTCATTGGCTTCGTCCTGGCGAACAAGAAGCGCGAGGGCCTGGCCGTCCGGACCAACCGCGGCGCTGAGCAGATTGTAAGAGCCACCAAATACCCCGTCACCTCGCGAGGGGGTCGCGGTTACGCGATCCTCCAGCGCGGTTCTCTGGAGTGCCTCGTCCCCGGCGAGGCCGAGCCCGTGCCGCCCCTCGATCAGGTGAATGAGGCCGGCGACTCCCGGTCGAAATCCGACGACAAGGATTGA
- a CDS encoding DNA gyrase/topoisomerase IV subunit B — protein sequence MSNGSATYNAKSITVLEGLEAVRRRPGMYIGGVDKAGLHHLLWEIVDNAVDEVMNGHASRIVVTLHNDGRTMSVSDNGRGIPVDKHPKTGQSALEVIFTTLHAGGKFDNDAYKVAGGLHGVGASVVNALSKSLIAEVRRDGRSYTQKYKRGKPLGPVEAGDPIRGSGTTVTFTPDTEIFQSLDYDSALIAERLDVKTYLNKGLVIQFIDEKAKTSVEFRHDGGVVDFLDSVNKRREDNRVAPLPFVLERELEDDGLRLHLALAWTEATDEDVLSFVNTIPTRDGGTHEMGMISAVGSAVLRFMETHDFVKKGLEIKREDVREGLTAVLSICIHEPQFQGQTKGRLNNPEVRGQVESLVRPSLEAFLHQNKSVGEAVANRVIQAARAREASRAAASQVRRKTAVSGKLNLPGKLADCDSTDPEESELFIVEGDSAGGSAKQGRDRDIQAILPLRGKVLNAEQAGKAKVLDNKELTDLVSALGCGMDDLYDPARLRYGKVIILTDADSDGHHIATLLLTFFYRHMPGLMAEGRVYLGCPPLFKITWGKETYWASDDRHRDRILAKLPSNAKPDITRFKGLGEMPAKLLFETTLNPEGRRLLRVVVPEEDRPYTERTVSDLMGKEPEARFKFIMEEAYTAKDIDI from the coding sequence ATGTCGAACGGATCCGCGACGTACAACGCCAAATCGATCACCGTCCTTGAAGGGCTGGAGGCCGTTCGTCGCCGTCCCGGCATGTACATCGGCGGCGTCGACAAGGCTGGCCTGCATCACCTTCTCTGGGAGATCGTCGACAACGCCGTCGATGAAGTAATGAACGGCCACGCATCGCGGATCGTGGTCACCCTCCACAACGACGGCCGCACGATGTCCGTGTCCGACAACGGCCGAGGCATCCCCGTCGACAAGCACCCCAAGACCGGCCAGAGCGCGCTTGAGGTCATCTTCACGACCCTCCACGCCGGCGGCAAGTTCGACAACGACGCCTACAAGGTCGCCGGCGGTCTCCACGGCGTCGGTGCCAGCGTCGTCAATGCACTCAGCAAGAGCCTGATCGCCGAGGTCCGTCGCGACGGCCGGTCCTATACTCAGAAATACAAGCGGGGTAAGCCGCTGGGTCCGGTCGAGGCCGGCGATCCCATCCGCGGCTCGGGGACGACCGTCACCTTCACGCCCGATACGGAAATCTTCCAGTCGCTCGACTACGATTCGGCCCTGATCGCCGAGCGGCTCGACGTGAAGACGTATCTCAACAAAGGGCTGGTCATCCAGTTCATCGACGAGAAGGCGAAGACCTCCGTCGAGTTCCGTCACGACGGCGGCGTCGTCGACTTCCTGGACTCCGTCAACAAGCGACGCGAGGACAACCGCGTCGCCCCGCTCCCCTTCGTCCTCGAACGGGAGCTGGAAGACGACGGCCTGCGGCTCCACCTGGCGCTCGCCTGGACCGAGGCGACCGACGAGGACGTCCTCTCGTTCGTCAACACAATCCCGACCCGCGACGGCGGCACGCACGAGATGGGGATGATCTCGGCGGTCGGCTCGGCCGTGCTCCGCTTCATGGAGACGCACGACTTCGTCAAGAAGGGCCTAGAGATCAAGCGCGAGGACGTCCGCGAAGGACTCACCGCCGTCCTTTCCATCTGCATCCACGAACCCCAGTTCCAGGGCCAGACCAAGGGCCGGCTGAACAACCCCGAGGTGCGCGGGCAGGTGGAGTCGCTTGTTCGGCCCAGCCTGGAGGCGTTCCTCCACCAGAACAAGAGCGTCGGCGAGGCCGTCGCCAACCGCGTCATCCAGGCAGCGAGAGCCCGTGAGGCCAGCCGGGCCGCGGCGTCGCAGGTCCGCCGCAAGACGGCCGTCAGCGGCAAGCTCAACCTGCCGGGCAAGCTCGCGGATTGCGACAGCACCGACCCGGAAGAGTCCGAGCTGTTCATCGTCGAAGGCGACAGCGCCGGCGGCTCCGCCAAGCAAGGTCGCGACCGTGACATCCAGGCTATCCTGCCGCTTCGAGGCAAGGTCCTCAACGCCGAGCAGGCCGGCAAGGCCAAGGTGCTCGACAACAAGGAGCTAACCGACCTCGTCAGCGCCCTCGGCTGCGGGATGGACGACCTGTACGACCCGGCTCGTCTTCGGTACGGCAAGGTCATCATCCTGACCGACGCCGACAGCGACGGCCACCACATCGCCACCCTGCTTCTGACCTTCTTCTACCGTCATATGCCCGGGCTGATGGCCGAGGGCCGCGTTTATCTGGGCTGCCCCCCTCTGTTCAAGATCACCTGGGGCAAGGAGACCTACTGGGCCTCCGACGACAGGCACCGCGACCGCATTCTCGCCAAGCTGCCGTCGAACGCGAAGCCCGACATCACCCGCTTCAAAGGGCTGGGTGAGATGCCCGCCAAGCTCCTCTTCGAGACGACCTTGAACCCGGAGGGCCGTCGCCTCCTCCGCGTGGTCGTCCCTGAGGAGGACCGGCCCTACACCGAACGAACCGTCAGCGACCTGATGGGCAAGGAGCCCGAGGCCCGCTTCAAGTTCATCATGGAAGAAGCGTACACGGCCAAGGACATCGATATCTGA
- a CDS encoding ABC transporter ATP-binding protein: MPIIEVEGLSKTYRVFQKQEGLLGAIRGLYHREYKEVKAVDRIGFTIEPGEMVAFLGPNGAGKTTTLKMLSGLIYPSGGDAKVLGYTPWKREDAYRRRFALVMGQKNQLWWDLPAEDSFQLHREIYSIPREQFDRTLGELVELLGVGKLTRQPVRELSLGERMKMELIAALLHGPQLLLLDEPTIGLDVVAQAAIQKCLRDYHEKRGVTMLLTSHYMRDVEALCDRVIVITHGTIVYDGPLAGIIERFGESKLVKLQFEGPAPDGLERYGEVVRREGPFADVRIERSRVAGALADVLNRNALADISVEDPPLEDIIAKVFEEARLAHDAA, translated from the coding sequence ATGCCGATCATCGAGGTCGAAGGTCTGTCCAAGACCTATCGCGTCTTTCAGAAGCAGGAGGGCCTGCTCGGTGCCATTCGCGGGCTCTACCACCGCGAGTATAAAGAGGTGAAGGCCGTCGACCGGATCGGCTTCACCATCGAACCGGGCGAAATGGTCGCCTTTCTCGGCCCCAACGGCGCCGGGAAGACGACCACGCTCAAGATGCTCTCCGGCCTGATCTACCCATCGGGCGGCGACGCCAAGGTCCTCGGTTACACGCCCTGGAAGCGCGAGGACGCCTACCGCCGACGCTTCGCGCTGGTCATGGGCCAGAAGAACCAGCTCTGGTGGGACCTTCCCGCCGAAGACAGCTTCCAGCTCCACCGCGAGATCTACTCCATCCCTCGCGAGCAATTCGATCGGACGCTCGGCGAACTCGTCGAGTTGCTCGGGGTCGGCAAGCTGACCCGCCAGCCCGTCCGAGAGCTTTCGCTCGGCGAACGGATGAAGATGGAGCTAATCGCCGCCCTGCTCCACGGCCCGCAACTCCTGCTGCTCGACGAGCCGACCATCGGCCTCGACGTCGTCGCCCAGGCGGCGATTCAGAAGTGTCTCCGCGACTATCACGAGAAGCGCGGGGTGACGATGCTTCTGACCAGCCACTACATGCGGGACGTGGAAGCTCTCTGCGACCGCGTGATCGTGATCACCCACGGGACGATCGTCTACGACGGGCCGCTGGCGGGGATCATCGAGCGATTCGGCGAGTCGAAGCTGGTCAAGCTCCAGTTCGAGGGCCCGGCCCCCGATGGACTGGAACGCTACGGCGAGGTCGTCCGCCGCGAAGGGCCCTTCGCCGACGTCCGGATCGAGCGTTCCCGCGTCGCCGGGGCCCTGGCTGACGTGCTCAATCGCAACGCCCTGGCTGACATCAGCGTCGAGGACCCTCCGCTGGAGGACATCATCGCCAAGGTCTTCGAGGAGGCTCGGCTCGCCCATGACGCCGCCTGA
- a CDS encoding ABC transporter permease yields the protein MTPPDAAAIAIPATPSPGPLHALVKYARIFRVSLIERMTYRSDFLIGTLLRFLPIITTVLLWKAIYEGSGQTQIGGFNYREMIAYLLLTNISRMFSSMPGLAGGIAREVREGTLKRYLLQPLDLLGFLLSSRVAHKVAYITMSFLPYALLFYLCRSYFDGFPDATTMAAYALSLVLSFLVGFYFEASVGMVGFWFLEVTSVLYIVMTLNFFISGHMLPLDLLPQPWAGILKALPFQYMAYFPAVVFQGKIRGTELILHLGLELFWALAFMLLARTLYRAGLKRYSAYGG from the coding sequence ATGACGCCGCCTGACGCCGCCGCGATCGCGATTCCCGCGACGCCTTCTCCCGGCCCTCTCCACGCTCTGGTCAAATACGCGCGGATCTTCCGGGTCTCCCTCATCGAGCGGATGACCTACCGCAGCGACTTCCTGATCGGGACGCTTCTCCGTTTCCTGCCGATCATCACCACGGTCCTTCTCTGGAAGGCCATCTACGAGGGGTCGGGCCAGACTCAGATCGGCGGCTTCAACTACCGCGAGATGATCGCCTACCTGTTGCTGACCAACATCAGCCGGATGTTCTCCAGCATGCCCGGTCTGGCGGGGGGCATCGCCCGGGAGGTTCGCGAGGGGACGCTCAAGCGATACCTGCTCCAGCCGCTCGACCTCCTCGGCTTCCTGCTCTCGTCGAGGGTCGCGCACAAGGTCGCCTACATCACGATGTCGTTCCTGCCTTACGCCCTGCTTTTCTACCTCTGCCGGAGCTATTTCGACGGCTTCCCGGACGCGACGACGATGGCGGCCTACGCTTTATCACTCGTCCTCTCATTCCTCGTCGGCTTCTACTTCGAGGCCAGCGTGGGGATGGTCGGGTTCTGGTTCCTGGAGGTCACCTCGGTCCTCTATATCGTGATGACCCTGAACTTCTTCATCTCTGGCCACATGCTGCCGCTCGACCTGCTGCCTCAGCCGTGGGCCGGTATTCTCAAAGCGCTCCCCTTCCAGTACATGGCCTATTTCCCGGCCGTCGTTTTCCAGGGAAAGATCCGGGGCACTGAGTTGATCCTCCACCTGGGGCTGGAGTTGTTCTGGGCCCTCGCGTTCATGCTTCTGGCAAGGACGCTCTATCGGGCCGGGCTGAAGCGCTACAGCGCGTACGGAGGCTGA
- a CDS encoding ABC transporter permease yields MISGVLRYLRMLGGLARYTLAREMAFRGNFLVKVSVELLWMGILIAFYRTVFGKTNQIAGWSEPDYFFFVGCFFAINGLIETLFLENCNEFAELVRTGDLDFLLLKPIDEQFLVSCRRMDWGTAPNLVMGAILMVVALVQKGWTFDPSRVAAFVATFAFGVAIAYSFMMILTSFSVWMVRNQSLMEMWWLFSSLARYPRQIFSGRGAETLGRFFTFVVPILLVSNVPADVMVRVLDWWMVGFTAAVAVISLWVSRWFFQFALRSYRSASS; encoded by the coding sequence ATGATTTCCGGCGTCCTCCGTTACCTCCGGATGCTCGGTGGCCTGGCTCGCTACACGCTGGCCCGAGAGATGGCCTTTCGAGGCAACTTCCTCGTGAAGGTCTCGGTCGAACTGCTCTGGATGGGCATCCTGATCGCGTTCTACCGGACGGTGTTCGGCAAGACGAACCAGATCGCCGGCTGGAGCGAGCCCGACTACTTCTTCTTCGTCGGCTGCTTCTTCGCCATCAACGGGCTGATCGAAACCCTCTTCCTGGAAAACTGCAACGAGTTCGCCGAGCTGGTCCGCACCGGCGACCTAGATTTCCTCCTGCTCAAGCCGATCGACGAGCAATTCCTGGTCTCCTGTCGCCGGATGGACTGGGGGACGGCGCCGAACCTCGTGATGGGCGCGATCCTGATGGTCGTCGCGCTCGTCCAGAAGGGGTGGACGTTCGATCCCTCCCGGGTTGCGGCGTTCGTGGCGACGTTCGCATTCGGCGTGGCCATCGCCTATAGTTTTATGATGATCCTGACCTCGTTCTCCGTCTGGATGGTCCGCAACCAGAGCCTGATGGAAATGTGGTGGCTCTTCTCCAGCCTGGCCCGTTACCCTCGGCAGATCTTCTCAGGTCGGGGGGCTGAGACGCTCGGGCGGTTCTTCACGTTCGTCGTCCCGATCCTGCTGGTCTCGAACGTCCCGGCCGATGTGATGGTCCGAGTTCTGGACTGGTGGATGGTCGGCTTTACTGCGGCGGTCGCCGTGATCTCCCTGTGGGTCAGCCGTTGGTTCTTCCAGTTCGCGCTCAGGTCGTATCGCAGCGCTAGTAGTTAA
- a CDS encoding GGDEF domain-containing protein, whose product MTRDESPSAGPGSPESPLLREIQQLRSRLEEAYATIEVLLANRTSLEEDVLHLRRIAATDELTGLWNRRFLVDSLDISFSFAIRHRLPLSLVLLDVDHFKTFNDGFGHAAGDVILRDVASLIQSCARNHDVVARYGGEEFAILLPGTDRLGADSVAERVRRTIEEHGWSLQTITASLGSATLNHEGELTPRTVSALVETADLALYHSKRQGRNRVTHADELMPKAAVATHGAASRVGY is encoded by the coding sequence ATGACGCGTGACGAGTCGCCGAGCGCTGGGCCTGGCTCCCCGGAATCCCCCCTCCTGAGGGAGATCCAACAACTGCGTTCACGATTGGAGGAAGCTTATGCGACGATCGAGGTTCTACTCGCCAACCGCACCAGCCTGGAGGAGGACGTCCTCCACCTTCGTCGAATCGCGGCGACCGACGAACTGACAGGGCTTTGGAACCGCCGATTCCTCGTCGACTCGCTCGACATTTCCTTCTCCTTTGCGATCCGACACCGGCTGCCGCTCTCGCTGGTGCTCCTGGATGTGGACCACTTCAAGACGTTCAACGACGGTTTTGGACACGCCGCCGGAGACGTGATCCTTCGCGACGTCGCCTCGTTGATCCAATCGTGCGCTCGGAACCACGACGTCGTGGCGCGGTATGGCGGCGAGGAATTCGCGATCCTTCTGCCGGGGACGGATCGCTTGGGCGCAGACTCTGTTGCAGAGCGGGTTCGACGGACGATCGAGGAGCATGGCTGGTCGCTTCAAACGATCACGGCGAGCCTGGGTTCAGCGACCCTCAACCACGAAGGCGAGCTCACACCTCGCACGGTTTCGGCCCTGGTTGAAACAGCGGACCTCGCCCTCTACCACTCGAAACGACAGGGACGCAACCGCGTCACCCACGCCGACGAGTTGATGCCGAAGGCTGCCGTCGCGACCCACGGCGCAGCCTCGAGAGTGGGATATTGA
- a CDS encoding sensor histidine kinase: MAYVAALMLLILLAIAARTVRGGWTINDLAMGLIRLAEGRRPVQLHARESGRLGELVAAYNATAPEIFDRIQALEADREQLRVVLGAMAEAVLAVDPRRRLLFANASADALFGLDPDSVGRLIPELIRSPQVQGAVEATFRIAHPDAYHVELTLPGRDALRSPSRILAVRGTPLPGKSPAGAVLVFHDVSELRRLERMRQDFVANASHELKTPLASIKAYAETLLDWALEDPEMNRRFLERIDEQADRLDALVRDMLSLARLESNQDFYRHEPLALIPVLSTQVETHRDRAEAGVLSLTFDDGGVEGDATILADEEAVRQIFDNLIDNAIKYTPEGGNVRVACSATPSLITVEVRDTGVGIPREDQSRIFERFYRVDKARSRELGGTGLGLAIVKHLVSSLQGRVEVSSRPGAGSTFVVRLPRASASLAPASPVREG, from the coding sequence ATGGCGTATGTAGCGGCTCTGATGCTCTTGATCCTCCTCGCGATCGCGGCGCGAACCGTGCGCGGGGGGTGGACGATCAATGATCTGGCCATGGGGTTGATCCGCCTGGCCGAGGGTCGGCGGCCGGTGCAGTTGCACGCCCGCGAATCAGGAAGGCTTGGAGAGCTTGTCGCCGCCTACAACGCGACGGCTCCGGAAATCTTCGACAGAATCCAGGCGTTGGAGGCCGACCGGGAGCAGCTTCGAGTCGTGCTGGGAGCGATGGCCGAAGCCGTTCTCGCCGTGGACCCTCGCCGACGGCTGCTCTTCGCCAACGCGAGCGCGGATGCGCTCTTCGGCCTCGACCCCGACTCGGTCGGGCGACTCATCCCCGAGTTGATCCGAAGCCCGCAGGTCCAGGGGGCCGTCGAGGCGACGTTCCGCATCGCTCACCCGGACGCCTACCACGTTGAGTTGACGCTCCCTGGCCGCGATGCCCTGCGGTCGCCCTCGCGGATCCTGGCGGTCCGTGGGACCCCCCTGCCGGGCAAGTCTCCTGCTGGCGCCGTCCTGGTCTTTCACGACGTCAGCGAGCTGCGGCGTCTGGAACGGATGCGTCAGGATTTCGTCGCCAACGCCTCACACGAGCTGAAAACGCCGCTCGCGTCGATCAAGGCTTACGCCGAGACCCTGCTGGACTGGGCGCTCGAGGATCCCGAGATGAACCGTCGGTTCCTGGAACGGATCGACGAGCAGGCCGACCGGCTCGACGCCCTGGTCCGCGACATGCTGAGCCTCGCCCGACTGGAATCGAATCAGGACTTCTACCGGCACGAGCCGCTCGCCCTGATTCCCGTCCTCTCCACTCAGGTGGAGACCCACCGCGACCGGGCTGAAGCAGGCGTGCTCTCATTGACGTTCGACGACGGCGGCGTCGAAGGGGACGCGACGATCCTCGCCGACGAGGAGGCGGTCCGGCAGATCTTCGACAACCTGATCGACAACGCAATCAAGTACACGCCCGAGGGTGGGAACGTTCGGGTAGCGTGCTCGGCCACCCCAAGCCTGATCACGGTGGAAGTCCGCGATACCGGCGTGGGCATCCCCCGCGAGGATCAGTCGCGAATCTTCGAGCGGTTCTACCGCGTCGACAAGGCGCGAAGCCGAGAGCTTGGGGGGACCGGCCTCGGACTGGCGATCGTCAAGCACCTCGTCTCGTCATTGCAGGGACGGGTCGAGGTGTCGAGCCGACCGGGAGCCGGCTCGACGTTCGTCGTCCGGCTCCCCAGGGCCTCGGCGTCCCTTGCCCCGGCCTCCCCCGTTCGAGAGGGCTGA